The DNA segment GGACCCTGGGCAGCATGGCGACTGAGGCCGCTATACGTGGCGAAGGTGTGGCTCTTGGACGCAGTGTTCTTGTTGCAGATGATGTAGCTGCGGGAAGGCTTGTTGTTCCGTTTCCGCAATACAAACTTAAGGCTGAGCGGGGATACGATTTAGTTTATCGCTCGGATAATCAGGATTCATTTAAAATACGAATTCTGAGACAGTGGCTCTGTGAAGAAATGAGCTTGCTGGCAGGTTGAATGGCGATCTTAAATAATAAGGGGCTTGGTCAGCGAGGAGCGAGAGTTTACGATTGCTTCCACTGTTAATTAGGTCTTTAAAGCATCTCGGTGTGTAATAAACGGAGAGCAGGCCATGGGCTATACTCACAAGGCTAAGGCTGGCAACGGGTGACCGCCATACCATGTGTTATTCAGCGGGCAGTAAGTTATACCATGTCGTGATATAAAGTCCTTTAGTTGGCAGTTCGATCACCATTTATCGGTGACCGATTTCTACATTAAAAAACTCTTAATTATTTCCTCAGAATTTCTCCAACGTCTATTCGGTTTCCATCCGGGTCAGCGAAAACAAACGCCCGAATACCGTAATCTTTATCTTGTATGCGTTTGATAATTTTGGCACCAATCTCCTGGCATTGTGAATAAAGTGCATTTGCGTCATCTACAAGAAGGTGCGCGACTGGAAAGGAAGGCGCTTTGTGCAGTGGCTGGAGAGTCAAATGTAACTCGGCGGCTTCACGCTTTAGTATCATGAAGCCCACAGGGTCTCCATTTGCAAAAACATCCTTGAAATTCAGTCCATTGACGTAGAATTCACTGGAGAGCTTGATGTTTTTTACTGGTATTACGGCTGCTATACGACCAAATTTTACTGGATGCTGCATGATCAACCTCATGGTTGTTAATCAATAGCATAGCGATGGGCGGTGCCGTAGCTAAGCGACTGGACGGTGCCAGATGATTGATAAATATATGATATTTTATTCATAAATGACATTGAAACTTTTAAGTGCCGTGGCAAGTACTCATCCGCTAACTCTCTGTGATGATATTAACGTCCGTTTCTGGCATGAAGTACCCGGTAACGGGATATTGGTCTCTACAGAATTTGAATGTGAGGCCATGAAAATACGGTTATTTCTTGCACTCAGTATTTCTCTCGATTACCTTGTGTTTGTTAAGTGTCCATGACTGCCAGATCTATAGGGAGATAATCAGATGGTATGGGAATCAGAACGGTTACTTTTGCGTTATACCACACATGAAGATCTGAACGATTTGTTCAGGATTTATGGAAATCCTGAAACTCACAAGTTCAATCCACTTGGCCCTCATTCAGATATTGAATATTCAAAGGGTGTACTGGAAAGAACATTAAACATATATGAAGAGCATGGTTTTGGTGATTGGACCATTTTTGAAAAATCGAACCCAGATAAAGTGATAGGCTTTGGTGGCGTGTTTATAAGCCAATTTGATGGCCGAAAGACAAATAATCTTGGATATCGTTTCGAACCTGACGCATGGGGAAAGGGTTATGCTACTGAGCTTTCCAGAAGAGCTATACGTTTCGGTTTTGAAGAGGTTGGATTGGATGAAATCATAGGTGTGGTTAGAGCAAATCACATTGCTTCCCGTAGAGTATTGGAAAAATCTGGGCTGAAATTCCTTAAAAAAATAGTCGATTCAGAAGACCTTCCACCCAATCTGATGTTCCAGATTAATCGGACTCAATGGATGTCTGATCAATCCTGATTTTTTCGAAAATTCTTCATCCTTCTTTGGAAAGTTAATCTGTCTTTCCTATAACGTTTTCTGAGTGCCGAAAGACTGCTTAGAGCCATTCATATCTTTTTGGCATTTTGCGGCCTGTACGGAAATCTGAGTAGGCCGCGAAGAACGGACTATTTTGAATTATCATTAACGACTATAAAGTTCATTACGTTGAGAAATGAAGTGTAAAGTGAGTGGTTTTTGTTGAAAAAGGTATCTTTGCCATGAACCCTTATGAAAAAAAATACAGGCAACTCATAGCAATTGGCGCTGTAGCCTGGGCTGGAGAAGGGTATCTCAGAGCCAAAAAACAGCAGGAAAAAATCTTTCACTGGCTCGACACTCATCAACACTTACCCCATCCTGGCT comes from the Pantoea sp. At-9b genome and includes:
- a CDS encoding VOC family protein translates to MQHPVKFGRIAAVIPVKNIKLSSEFYVNGLNFKDVFANGDPVGFMILKREAAELHLTLQPLHKAPSFPVAHLLVDDANALYSQCQEIGAKIIKRIQDKDYGIRAFVFADPDGNRIDVGEILRK
- a CDS encoding GNAT family N-acetyltransferase; this encodes MVWESERLLLRYTTHEDLNDLFRIYGNPETHKFNPLGPHSDIEYSKGVLERTLNIYEEHGFGDWTIFEKSNPDKVIGFGGVFISQFDGRKTNNLGYRFEPDAWGKGYATELSRRAIRFGFEEVGLDEIIGVVRANHIASRRVLEKSGLKFLKKIVDSEDLPPNLMFQINRTQWMSDQS